One part of the Nitrospirota bacterium genome encodes these proteins:
- a CDS encoding CBS domain-containing protein: MMVKEILGPINSNIISIDKDKSVADAIYQLVENEVGALIVVDNDKPVGMFTERDVLKSWTRKGNVLFKDIKVSEVMTTNLIISEIDDDLCYVTTIMIKNRIRHLPIVENTKIVAMLSIRDVVKAQVSDLRAENHYLKDYISDKYPG; this comes from the coding sequence ATGATGGTAAAAGAGATCTTAGGGCCGATTAACTCAAACATCATCTCGATTGACAAGGATAAGTCAGTTGCAGATGCGATTTACCAGCTGGTCGAAAATGAGGTCGGCGCGCTGATAGTCGTTGACAACGATAAGCCGGTCGGAATGTTTACCGAAAGGGATGTGCTGAAGTCCTGGACAAGAAAGGGCAATGTCCTCTTCAAGGATATAAAGGTGAGCGAGGTCATGACCACAAACCTTATTATATCCGAGATCGACGATGACCTCTGCTATGTCACAACAATCATGATCAAAAACAGGATAAGGCATTTACCCATTGTCGAAAATACAAAGATCGTTGCCATGTTATCCATCAGAGATGTGGTAAAGGCCCAGGTATCAGATCTCAGGGCAGAGAACCACTACCTGAAAGACTATATATCTGA